A region of Silurus meridionalis isolate SWU-2019-XX chromosome 13, ASM1480568v1, whole genome shotgun sequence DNA encodes the following proteins:
- the si:ch73-167i17.6 gene encoding regulator of G-protein signaling 9-binding protein, translated as MGKDECKTMLDALNKVTACYRHLVSALGSTSDSQNLREELRRTRRKAQELAAANRSRLTALLKDKSVSGDDRAEYERLWVLFTSSVEILEVDMRRSLEIGHDFPIKVPTRHFIQTGMTGSTSTVAARAMSMQSMKYEADPGIDTADLKDLEAEIAQLDQMMEEMEMKVQVAPWAVEAKQEAGAELKSTVSVGNSSVGVISICEEEPKDGGEAEAGVMRIFAGIIFTVVLLIAGILGYLVVNL; from the coding sequence ATGGGCAAAGACGAATGTAAGACCATGCTGGACGCTTTGAACAAGGTGACCGCTTGCTACAGGCACTTGGTGTCCGCTTTAGGGAGCACCTCGGACTCGCAGAACCTGCGTGAAGAGCTGCGGAGGACGCGGCGGAAAGCGCAGGAGCTGGCGGCGGCCAACCGGAGTCGCCTGACCGCGCTGCTCAAAGACAAGAGCGTGAGTGGAGATGACCGCGCCGAGTACGAGCGCTTGTGGGTGCTCTTCACGAGCAGCGTGGAAATCCTCGAGGTGGACATGAGGAGGTCGCTGGAGATCGGGCACGATTTTCCGATCAAGGTGCCCACGCGACACTTCATCCAGACCGGCATGACCGGGAGCACGAGCACGGTGGCGGCCCGCGCCATGAGCATGCAGAGCATGAAGTACGAAGCGGACCCGGGCATCGACACTGCCGATTTAAAAGACCTGGAGGCCGAGATCGCTCAGCTCGATCAGATGAtggaggagatggagatgaagGTGCAGGTGGCGCCGTGGGCGGTGGAGGCCAAGCAGGAAGCTGGAGCTGAACTCAAATCCACAGTCAGCGTGGGAAACTCGTCCGTTGGTGTCATCTCCATCTGCGAAGAGGAACCCAAGGATGGAGGTGAAGCTGAAGCTGGAGTCATGAGGATCTTCGCAGGCATCATTTTCACTGTGGTTTTACTCATCGCTGGGATTCTGGGGTATCTGGTCGTCAATCTTTGA